Proteins from a genomic interval of Rubinisphaera italica:
- a CDS encoding Gfo/Idh/MocA family protein, translated as MSKPFNVAVIGLGFGAEFLPIYQQHPDANPYAICRRNEAELKKTCEQFGVEKGYTSYDDVLADPEVDFVHINSPIPDHAWMSLKALEAGKHVMCTVPMATNIEDCQKIVEKVKETGLKYMMAETVVYSREFLFIKELYEKGELGKIQHLAASHPQDMDGWPSYWEEMIPMHYATHVVSPCLGLMDSRAEYVSCFGSGQVREDIAKKSGNPFAVESCHIKLKDSDVTAHIWRFLYDVARQYRESFDVYGTKKSFEWTLIENEPHVLHTAKKPEHEIPEKIEVPDFAHLLPESIQRFTQPAEIHDADHLSFIQGGGHGGSHPHMVHEFVSALKEDRDPWPNATKSANWTCVGICAHQSAMKGGEKVQLPAFTLE; from the coding sequence ATGTCGAAGCCCTTCAATGTCGCCGTCATCGGTTTGGGATTTGGTGCCGAGTTTCTTCCGATTTATCAACAGCATCCCGATGCGAATCCCTATGCCATCTGCCGACGTAACGAAGCAGAACTCAAAAAAACGTGCGAGCAGTTTGGTGTCGAAAAAGGTTACACCAGTTACGACGACGTGCTTGCCGATCCTGAGGTCGACTTTGTGCATATCAACAGCCCGATTCCCGATCATGCCTGGATGTCTTTGAAGGCTTTGGAAGCCGGCAAGCATGTGATGTGTACTGTGCCGATGGCGACTAACATTGAAGACTGCCAGAAGATTGTCGAGAAGGTCAAAGAGACCGGCTTAAAGTACATGATGGCCGAAACAGTTGTTTACAGTCGCGAGTTCCTCTTCATCAAAGAACTCTACGAAAAAGGGGAGTTGGGTAAGATTCAGCATCTGGCCGCCTCGCATCCTCAGGACATGGATGGCTGGCCCAGTTACTGGGAAGAGATGATTCCAATGCACTACGCAACGCATGTTGTGAGCCCATGCCTTGGCTTGATGGACTCACGAGCCGAGTATGTGAGTTGCTTCGGATCGGGGCAGGTGAGGGAGGATATTGCGAAAAAATCAGGGAATCCGTTTGCCGTGGAATCGTGTCATATCAAGCTGAAAGACAGTGATGTGACTGCTCATATCTGGCGGTTTCTTTACGATGTCGCCCGTCAATACCGTGAAAGTTTTGATGTCTACGGGACTAAAAAAAGTTTCGAGTGGACGCTCATCGAAAATGAACCGCATGTGCTGCATACGGCCAAGAAGCCGGAGCATGAAATTCCGGAAAAAATCGAAGTGCCAGACTTCGCACACTTGCTGCCGGAATCGATTCAGAGATTTACTCAACCGGCAGAAATCCACGATGCAGATCACCTTTCCTTCATTCAGGGCGGCGGTCATGGCGGCTCGCATCCGCATATGGTCCACGAATTTGTCTCAGCTCTGAAAGAAGATCGCGATCCCTGGCCCAATGCGACCAAAAGTGCCAACTGGACTTGCGTCGGTATTTGTGCTCATCAATCCGCCATGAAAGGCGGAGAGAAAGTTCAATTACCTGCGTTTACGCTGGAGTAA
- the tyrS gene encoding tyrosine--tRNA ligase: MTFPPVEEQLEVICRGVEKIVPEEELRKKLEKSAATGQPLRIKYGIDPTGIDLHLGHTVPMRKMRQFQELGHQAVIIIGNYTALVGDPSGRDETRARLTAEQVEANAQDYLKQVAKVIDMDAAEVHRNGDWFAKMDFARILELCSKVTVAQLLTRDDFSKRFKNEHAIYLHECLYPLMQGWDSVEIKADIELGGTEQLYTFMLARDLQKDQGLPLQLSVMSPILVGTDGVRRMGKSLGNYIGISESAYDMTKKLMQLPDEVMQSYFELLTDLPIEEIQKILAGHPKIAKQTLAKCIAGEYHSEQEANESVERWEREIGAGGLPSDIPEVTLEKSSYPEESVAAVDLLFDLKLVKTKSDGRRLIQQGGAKLGEEKTAIGDINQSIELVEGLIVWAGKKKFCRVVLK, translated from the coding sequence ATGACTTTCCCTCCTGTTGAAGAACAACTTGAAGTGATCTGTCGGGGTGTTGAGAAAATCGTCCCGGAAGAAGAATTGCGGAAGAAACTGGAAAAAAGTGCAGCCACTGGCCAGCCGCTTCGCATTAAATACGGCATCGATCCGACAGGCATCGATCTGCATCTTGGTCACACTGTACCGATGCGAAAGATGCGTCAGTTTCAGGAGTTGGGACATCAGGCGGTTATTATCATCGGAAATTACACGGCTCTGGTCGGCGATCCGAGTGGTCGCGATGAAACCCGTGCCCGACTGACTGCCGAGCAGGTCGAAGCCAATGCTCAAGATTACCTGAAGCAGGTCGCCAAAGTCATCGACATGGACGCAGCAGAGGTGCATCGCAACGGTGACTGGTTTGCAAAGATGGACTTTGCACGAATTCTGGAACTTTGCAGCAAAGTGACTGTTGCTCAGTTGTTGACTCGGGACGACTTCTCCAAGCGTTTTAAAAATGAACACGCGATCTATCTGCATGAGTGTCTGTATCCGTTGATGCAGGGGTGGGATTCGGTCGAGATTAAAGCGGATATCGAACTCGGCGGAACCGAACAGCTCTATACCTTCATGCTGGCCCGCGATCTCCAGAAAGATCAGGGACTTCCACTGCAGTTGAGTGTGATGTCGCCTATACTAGTGGGCACTGATGGTGTGCGTCGGATGGGAAAAAGTCTTGGAAATTACATCGGCATTTCCGAGTCCGCTTACGACATGACAAAAAAATTGATGCAGCTGCCCGATGAAGTTATGCAGTCTTACTTTGAACTGTTGACGGATTTGCCCATCGAAGAAATTCAGAAAATCCTGGCTGGTCACCCAAAAATTGCCAAGCAAACATTGGCCAAGTGCATTGCGGGTGAGTACCACTCGGAACAGGAAGCCAATGAATCTGTGGAACGCTGGGAGCGTGAAATTGGAGCGGGTGGACTTCCGAGTGATATTCCGGAAGTGACTTTAGAGAAATCCAGTTATCCCGAAGAAAGCGTCGCAGCAGTGGACTTGCTGTTTGACCTGAAGCTCGTCAAAACAAAAAGCGACGGGCGACGTCTCATTCAGCAGGGCGGGGCTAAACTCGGAGAAGAGAAAACAGCGATTGGCGATATTAATCAATCGATTGAACTGGTTGAGGGATTAATCGTTTGGGCTGGAAAGAAGAAGTTTTGTCGAGTGGTTTTGAAATAA
- a CDS encoding lysophospholipid acyltransferase family protein, whose product MTGKSIRYLAEYTVFRLLTAAIGCLSYRQSVLVAESIAKFAFFCLPRKLTRYKVCRENLQTAFGDELDDERADRIILGMWIHLLRLIVEMIQLPRKLRRENFHECITFQDRHLAVTSLTSDRPVILLSGHFGNWEMSLVSFGLFGFRAGAVARALDNPHLHDWFRRFREQTGHYMILKSGASEEVSAEMESAGVVAMLGDQDAGPRGLFVDFFGKPASTFKSIGVLALQYDALICVGYARRLPDDFINSRWTRYEIGIEAVIDPRDEDLAGDVQAITRRYSAALEQIVLKSPEQYFWVHRRWKSEPRKRVKKTAVPKAA is encoded by the coding sequence ATGACAGGGAAGTCAATTCGATATCTGGCCGAATACACCGTTTTTCGATTGCTCACAGCCGCGATTGGCTGTCTGTCCTATCGACAAAGTGTGTTGGTGGCAGAGAGTATCGCCAAATTTGCCTTTTTCTGCCTGCCCCGAAAATTGACACGCTATAAAGTCTGCCGTGAAAATCTGCAGACAGCGTTTGGCGATGAGTTAGATGATGAACGAGCCGATCGCATTATTCTAGGAATGTGGATTCATTTGCTGCGTTTGATTGTCGAAATGATTCAGTTGCCTCGAAAATTGCGGCGGGAAAATTTTCATGAGTGCATCACTTTTCAGGATCGGCATCTGGCAGTGACATCGCTCACCAGTGATCGTCCGGTCATTTTATTAAGTGGTCACTTCGGGAATTGGGAAATGTCGCTGGTCAGTTTTGGCCTGTTTGGATTCCGAGCAGGAGCAGTCGCACGGGCGTTGGATAATCCGCATCTGCACGACTGGTTCCGTCGATTCCGCGAGCAGACTGGACACTATATGATTCTCAAGTCGGGAGCTTCTGAAGAAGTCTCAGCCGAGATGGAGTCAGCTGGTGTGGTCGCGATGCTTGGAGATCAGGATGCCGGGCCTCGTGGTTTGTTCGTCGATTTTTTCGGCAAACCAGCCAGCACGTTCAAGTCGATTGGCGTTCTAGCGTTACAATATGATGCGTTAATCTGCGTCGGATATGCCCGTCGATTGCCAGATGATTTCATCAATTCCCGTTGGACGCGATACGAAATCGGGATTGAAGCGGTGATTGATCCTCGCGATGAAGATCTGGCCGGAGATGTGCAGGCAATTACCCGTCGATATAGTGCAGCTTTGGAACAGATTGTCCTGAAAAGTCCGGAACAATATTTCTGGGTCCATCGCCGCTGGAAAAGCGAACCCCGCAAGCGTGTCAAGAAAACAGCAGTCCCCAAGGCTGCATAA
- a CDS encoding UDP-N-acetylglucosamine--N-acetylmuramyl-(pentapeptide) pyrophosphoryl-undecaprenol N-acetylglucosamine transferase — MPSQKVFTNKQPSILFAGGGTGGHIYPGIAVAERWQDCYPDASILFAGSGREIERHILAKSYFKYEALPFVSPRTALRHPLRFLKGWRESRKLARKILREFQPAAVIGLGGYASYPLVIAASQQQIPIILLEQNAVAGRANQHLEKYSSKVCISFTESIQTFTNPLKIDLTGNPLRQEIFDLKSAAFDENLLPTLLITGGSQGSNLINETVIKFFESYANLLKGWQIRHQTGNDSIAIQIRDLFRQRNLQGDVRPYFESPADLYQNVKLAIVRAGGTSLAELEALKIPAIIIPIANSVANHQVLNAKTFASRNAAVVIEESENNFQNAFSDAMTLQLAKAYSSPEKSCTDSCEKNFIPNAANQVVEVIKRLIEESDVSCFTPA, encoded by the coding sequence ATGCCAAGCCAGAAAGTATTCACAAATAAGCAACCATCAATTCTCTTTGCGGGAGGAGGAACGGGTGGGCATATTTATCCGGGTATAGCCGTCGCTGAACGCTGGCAGGATTGTTATCCCGACGCTTCAATTTTGTTTGCTGGTTCGGGACGGGAAATTGAACGCCATATTCTGGCGAAATCTTATTTCAAGTATGAAGCCTTACCTTTTGTTTCTCCACGAACGGCTTTGCGTCACCCTCTGCGTTTTCTGAAAGGATGGAGAGAATCAAGGAAGCTCGCCCGTAAAATTCTTCGCGAATTCCAACCTGCAGCTGTGATTGGTCTTGGTGGATACGCGAGTTACCCACTCGTCATCGCTGCGTCTCAACAACAGATTCCAATTATTTTGCTGGAGCAGAATGCCGTCGCCGGACGTGCTAATCAGCACCTTGAAAAATATTCCAGCAAAGTCTGTATCAGTTTTACAGAATCGATTCAGACATTTACCAACCCATTAAAAATCGACCTGACGGGGAATCCTCTGCGCCAGGAAATCTTCGACCTCAAATCGGCAGCATTTGATGAGAATTTGTTACCAACTTTACTGATCACTGGCGGCAGTCAGGGATCAAATCTGATTAACGAGACTGTCATCAAGTTCTTCGAAAGTTATGCGAATCTTCTCAAGGGATGGCAAATTCGTCACCAAACCGGAAATGATTCAATCGCAATTCAGATTCGTGATCTTTTCCGACAACGGAATCTACAAGGGGATGTTCGACCTTATTTTGAATCCCCGGCTGATCTCTATCAAAATGTGAAACTGGCTATTGTACGAGCCGGAGGCACATCTCTGGCGGAACTGGAAGCTCTTAAAATTCCTGCGATCATCATTCCAATCGCTAATTCCGTAGCCAATCATCAAGTCCTCAATGCGAAAACATTTGCCAGTCGGAATGCTGCGGTTGTGATCGAAGAGTCAGAAAATAATTTTCAAAACGCTTTTTCAGACGCGATGACACTCCAACTGGCCAAAGCTTACTCTTCACCAGAGAAGTCCTGCACTGATTCCTGCGAAAAGAATTTCATCCCGAATGCTGCAAATCAAGTGGTTGAAGTTATCAAACGCTTGATTGAAGAATCAGATGTCAGTTGTTTTACTCCAGCGTAA
- a CDS encoding Rieske (2Fe-2S) protein, which produces MSEPIPVCQIDEIPVGEGREFAVHGKVIAIFRMEGDEFHAIDGLCPHAGGPIGTGALRKGVVTCPWHGWQFDVRTGKHCLSDSIRTTTYSVSLDAGNICIAMQ; this is translated from the coding sequence ATGTCTGAACCCATTCCTGTATGCCAAATTGATGAGATTCCCGTCGGGGAAGGACGTGAATTTGCAGTTCATGGCAAAGTCATTGCCATTTTCCGGATGGAAGGTGATGAATTTCACGCCATTGATGGCTTATGTCCTCATGCTGGAGGACCGATTGGCACAGGAGCATTGCGAAAAGGAGTAGTGACCTGCCCCTGGCACGGCTGGCAGTTTGATGTCCGCACCGGAAAACATTGTCTTTCCGACTCCATTCGCACAACGACTTACTCGGTGTCTCTGGATGCCGGTAACATTTGTATCGCGATGCAATAA
- a CDS encoding Gfo/Idh/MocA family protein translates to MAVGFGIVGCGMIANFHAEAIAHIRGAKLVGCFSVPFASAERFAAERNCTPYEKLADMLANPEIDIVTICTPSGAHMEPAVQAANAGKHVIVEKPLEITLKRCDAIINACDKNNVKLGAIMPSRFGEANLALKKAIENGRFGTLTLGDSFVKWWRTQDYYDSGGWRGTWKMDGGGAYMNQAIHNVDLIYWFMGDVASVSAVTGTLAHERIEVEDTGVAAIQFANGAVGTITATTSAWPGFMKKTEIHGTAGSVIVEQDDILHWEFAKSRANDAKVIEKFSQKAGNSGGASDPKAISFTGHMEQFKEFIKAIETDTTPRVDGREGRKSVEIILAIYKSAWTGKRVELPLKSDPKIPKQKE, encoded by the coding sequence ATGGCGGTTGGATTTGGAATAGTTGGATGTGGCATGATTGCGAATTTTCATGCCGAGGCGATTGCGCATATTCGTGGTGCCAAGCTCGTGGGGTGTTTCAGTGTCCCGTTTGCATCAGCCGAGCGATTTGCAGCCGAACGAAATTGCACACCCTATGAAAAACTGGCAGACATGCTGGCAAACCCCGAGATCGATATCGTAACGATCTGCACACCCAGTGGAGCCCACATGGAACCGGCTGTGCAGGCAGCCAATGCCGGTAAGCACGTGATCGTCGAAAAACCACTTGAAATCACGCTCAAACGCTGCGATGCAATTATTAATGCCTGCGATAAAAACAATGTCAAACTTGGGGCAATCATGCCTTCGCGGTTTGGCGAAGCGAATCTGGCACTCAAGAAGGCTATCGAAAATGGGCGTTTCGGCACCTTGACCTTAGGGGATTCTTTCGTCAAATGGTGGCGAACTCAGGATTATTACGACAGCGGCGGATGGCGTGGCACCTGGAAAATGGACGGTGGTGGGGCCTACATGAATCAGGCGATTCACAATGTCGATCTCATTTACTGGTTCATGGGTGATGTCGCTTCCGTCTCCGCAGTGACCGGAACTCTGGCTCACGAGCGAATTGAAGTGGAAGATACCGGCGTTGCTGCCATTCAGTTTGCCAATGGAGCAGTGGGGACAATTACTGCAACGACTTCTGCCTGGCCGGGCTTTATGAAAAAGACCGAAATCCACGGCACAGCCGGATCTGTCATTGTTGAGCAGGATGATATTCTGCATTGGGAATTTGCCAAATCACGTGCCAATGATGCCAAAGTGATCGAAAAGTTTTCACAGAAAGCCGGCAATAGTGGCGGAGCAAGCGATCCCAAAGCAATTTCGTTCACAGGCCACATGGAACAATTCAAGGAATTCATCAAGGCCATTGAAACCGATACGACTCCGCGTGTCGATGGTCGGGAAGGTCGCAAGAGTGTGGAAATTATCCTCGCAATTTATAAGTCAGCCTGGACTGGAAAACGCGTGGAATTACCACTGAAAAGTGATCCCAAAATCCCCAAACAAAAAGAGTAA
- a CDS encoding tetratricopeptide repeat protein, which yields MKPSIKQYIMPLLIAVCVAPGCAHSRNPFALFAPKDPKADNAALQAMLASQQPSAQQMQAGGESSLYPPSMVEHEHLPRTEKDLKNPLQLHLSYAKLQEQLGYLTEARSSYEKVVDSEPKSIEANIGLARLDALAGRYEDAEKRMRNATSIDSNSAEAHYALGNFLAEQKRHTEAIVEIQKAVKLQPSNTDYKYSLGIELAKLEQYQEAMITLTEVVSRPEAMYNIGYIAMNDHQDDLVAERYMVEALRLNPKLEQARYWVTELKNKKEPNSQQIITASASKPNASTQDMVIHAVSRQTSEEASKKTVVPASAPSGGKPEGLTPDQWEQWQNQTR from the coding sequence ATGAAGCCATCAATAAAACAGTACATTATGCCACTACTGATCGCGGTCTGCGTGGCTCCTGGTTGTGCGCACTCCAGAAATCCATTTGCGTTATTTGCACCTAAAGATCCCAAAGCCGACAACGCCGCATTGCAGGCGATGCTCGCTTCTCAGCAACCCAGTGCCCAGCAAATGCAGGCTGGTGGGGAAAGTAGTCTTTATCCTCCTTCGATGGTTGAGCATGAACATCTCCCTCGAACGGAAAAGGATTTGAAGAATCCGCTCCAACTCCACTTGAGTTACGCCAAACTGCAGGAGCAACTCGGCTATCTGACTGAAGCCCGTTCTTCCTATGAAAAAGTGGTGGACAGCGAACCAAAGTCCATCGAAGCCAACATTGGACTGGCTCGACTGGATGCTCTGGCTGGCCGTTATGAAGATGCTGAAAAGCGTATGCGAAATGCCACATCAATCGACTCCAACTCAGCCGAAGCTCATTATGCCTTGGGGAATTTTCTAGCCGAACAAAAACGGCATACAGAAGCAATTGTTGAAATTCAGAAGGCAGTCAAACTGCAACCCTCAAATACCGATTACAAATATTCTCTGGGAATTGAACTGGCCAAGCTCGAACAGTACCAGGAAGCAATGATCACGCTGACAGAAGTCGTCAGTCGTCCGGAAGCGATGTACAACATCGGCTACATTGCGATGAACGATCATCAGGATGATCTGGTCGCTGAGCGATACATGGTGGAGGCTTTAAGGCTCAATCCTAAACTCGAGCAAGCACGGTATTGGGTGACCGAACTAAAGAATAAAAAAGAACCCAATAGCCAGCAAATTATAACCGCTTCTGCCTCGAAGCCGAATGCTTCTACGCAGGACATGGTCATTCATGCCGTTTCGCGACAAACCTCCGAAGAGGCCAGCAAGAAAACCGTCGTACCAGCGTCTGCTCCTTCTGGGGGCAAACCTGAAGGCCTGACTCCCGATCAATGGGAACAATGGCAAAACCAGACTCGCTGA
- a CDS encoding L-threonylcarbamoyladenylate synthase has protein sequence MSHIASIGTDLVTAARFLREGGVVAMPTETVYGLAANAFDERAVAKIFEAKQRPTFDPLIVHIDELSRLSQIAATIPEEYQPLMERFWPGPLTLIFQKTAMVSDLVTSGLPTVAVRMPAHPVARQLIAKADVPLAAPSANLFGRTSPTTADHVADQLAERIDYILDAGPCIVGVESTILRFAEGRFEVLRPGGVTQEELRDCVNQAIVQYDSLKYTDTKIDAPGQLKEHYSPQTPLVISADNAVLKPDRKTGLLRFSEATSPDLKPFEKVITLSETGNLLEATTRFFAAIHELDKLELDLIVATPFPNHGLGIALNDRLQRAAHRFV, from the coding sequence ATGTCTCACATCGCCAGCATAGGTACAGATCTCGTCACCGCTGCTCGTTTTCTTCGAGAGGGCGGGGTAGTGGCGATGCCTACCGAAACGGTTTATGGACTGGCTGCAAATGCGTTTGATGAACGAGCCGTCGCGAAAATATTCGAAGCGAAACAGCGGCCGACATTCGATCCACTGATCGTTCATATTGATGAACTTTCCAGGCTTTCTCAAATCGCTGCGACCATTCCTGAAGAATATCAACCGCTGATGGAACGATTCTGGCCGGGACCGCTGACGTTGATTTTTCAGAAAACCGCCATGGTTTCTGATCTCGTCACGTCCGGATTGCCTACGGTGGCCGTCCGAATGCCCGCTCATCCGGTTGCTCGTCAATTAATTGCGAAAGCAGACGTTCCGCTGGCTGCTCCGAGTGCTAATCTTTTTGGAAGAACCAGTCCGACAACCGCTGACCATGTCGCTGATCAACTGGCCGAACGAATCGATTACATTCTTGATGCAGGACCGTGTATTGTCGGCGTGGAATCAACGATATTGCGGTTTGCAGAAGGTCGCTTTGAAGTACTCCGGCCGGGTGGGGTTACTCAGGAAGAACTGAGAGATTGCGTCAATCAAGCGATTGTTCAATACGATTCCTTAAAATATACCGACACAAAAATCGACGCTCCCGGCCAACTCAAAGAGCACTACTCTCCACAAACTCCGCTAGTCATTTCAGCGGACAATGCGGTACTGAAACCTGATCGAAAGACAGGGCTTCTGCGATTTTCAGAGGCTACCTCTCCTGACTTGAAGCCTTTCGAGAAAGTAATCACGCTCTCAGAAACCGGCAACCTCCTCGAAGCGACGACTCGCTTCTTTGCGGCCATTCATGAACTTGACAAACTCGAGCTGGATCTGATTGTGGCGACTCCATTTCCGAATCATGGATTGGGAATCGCACTTAACGATCGTCTGCAGCGGGCTGCTCATCGGTTTGTTTAG
- a CDS encoding TIGR01777 family oxidoreductase, translated as MRFTKTIRLNVPAQFAFDWHARPGALYRLLPPWEDIRILQESNGIQVGERVIMTVPMGPTRKKWVAEHTDFQDGREFQDVQVSGPFASWKHRHIFRPIDQTTCEMTDEITNELPFGPLGKLGSSFATSKLDAMFAYRHARTATELDIHYEWREVPRKRILISGSSGLIGTSLVSFLRTGGHEVIRLVRDKAEAESNPQAIFWDIKAGEIDREKLEGIDAIIHLGGAGLADHRWTKEYKETIIQSRVQSTKLLANTMASLENKPDVFISTSAIGYYGDRGDEVLTEKSTSGVGFLPEIGREWEDAAEPARLAGIRVVHPRVGVVLTPAGAALQKLLTPFKLGGGGVVGPGSQYWSTISIHDVVGIYHYCMMKESIEGPVNTVIPQETTNREFVKTLGKVLYRPTIAPLPSIAVKMMLGEMGKPLLLDSTRVQPRILLENGYRFQTETLEQTLRQVLGRF; from the coding sequence ATGCGATTCACGAAAACAATTCGACTGAATGTCCCTGCTCAATTTGCTTTTGACTGGCATGCCAGACCGGGAGCGCTCTATCGTCTGCTGCCTCCCTGGGAAGACATCCGGATTCTTCAAGAATCGAATGGGATTCAGGTCGGGGAACGGGTCATTATGACCGTTCCCATGGGACCAACTCGTAAGAAATGGGTTGCGGAGCACACGGACTTCCAGGATGGAAGAGAATTTCAGGACGTGCAGGTTTCCGGACCGTTTGCATCGTGGAAACATCGGCATATTTTTAGACCGATCGACCAGACAACCTGCGAAATGACTGATGAGATTACCAATGAGCTGCCCTTCGGGCCTCTTGGTAAACTCGGCTCTTCATTCGCAACCAGTAAACTCGATGCGATGTTCGCATACCGTCATGCACGAACGGCGACCGAACTTGATATTCATTATGAGTGGCGGGAAGTCCCGCGAAAACGAATTTTAATCTCGGGCTCTTCAGGACTGATTGGAACCTCACTCGTCTCGTTCCTTCGGACCGGCGGACATGAAGTTATCAGACTAGTACGTGATAAAGCCGAGGCAGAGAGCAATCCCCAAGCAATTTTCTGGGACATCAAAGCTGGCGAAATTGATCGTGAAAAGCTGGAAGGTATAGATGCCATTATACACCTAGGTGGGGCTGGACTTGCCGATCATCGTTGGACGAAAGAGTACAAGGAAACAATCATTCAAAGCCGTGTCCAGTCAACAAAATTGTTGGCGAACACGATGGCTTCGCTGGAAAACAAACCGGACGTTTTCATATCGACTTCAGCCATTGGATATTACGGCGACCGAGGCGACGAAGTTCTTACTGAAAAGTCGACTTCAGGAGTCGGGTTCCTGCCGGAAATCGGACGGGAATGGGAAGATGCAGCCGAGCCCGCTCGACTGGCTGGAATTCGAGTCGTTCATCCTCGAGTCGGAGTCGTTCTAACTCCAGCCGGAGCGGCTCTCCAGAAACTACTGACTCCGTTCAAATTAGGTGGAGGCGGAGTTGTCGGTCCCGGCTCTCAATACTGGAGTACGATTTCCATTCACGATGTCGTTGGTATCTATCACTACTGCATGATGAAAGAATCGATTGAAGGTCCCGTGAATACGGTCATTCCCCAGGAAACGACGAACCGGGAATTTGTCAAAACCTTGGGCAAAGTCCTTTATCGTCCTACCATTGCTCCACTTCCCTCGATCGCTGTCAAAATGATGCTCGGCGAAATGGGCAAACCCTTACTTCTCGACAGCACCCGTGTTCAACCGCGAATCCTTCTGGAAAACGGGTATCGCTTTCAGACAGAAACGTTGGAACAGACACTGCGACAGGTGTTAGGGCGATTTTGA
- a CDS encoding SGNH/GDSL hydrolase family protein, which translates to MKSTSSLPRRSFLQTSLTAGTAGAVGLLTGSQNSVQAAESKAEPVIKPGSTILFQGDSITDAGRKKDKENQDTPNMQPGFGGGYAWMTAAALLTGPEGDTLKTYNRGISGNKVYQLADRWQADCLDLKPDVLSILIGVNDIWHYLNGKYDGTVEKYEADYRALLARTKEALPKVKLVICEPFVLKTGAVTDKWFPMFDGFREASARLAQENNAIFVPFQTMFDEAVKYAPPSHWAGDGVHPSSHGASLMASAWLRAVQAG; encoded by the coding sequence ATGAAATCCACTTCGTCTTTGCCACGTCGCTCGTTTCTCCAAACTTCATTAACGGCCGGAACTGCGGGCGCCGTTGGTCTGCTGACTGGTTCTCAGAATTCTGTTCAGGCTGCTGAATCAAAAGCAGAACCGGTTATCAAACCGGGTTCTACAATTTTGTTTCAGGGAGATTCCATTACCGATGCCGGTCGAAAAAAGGATAAGGAAAATCAGGATACCCCGAACATGCAACCCGGATTCGGCGGTGGTTATGCCTGGATGACAGCCGCGGCTTTGCTGACTGGTCCCGAAGGCGACACATTGAAAACCTACAATCGAGGGATCAGTGGGAATAAAGTTTATCAGTTAGCAGATCGATGGCAGGCGGATTGTCTCGATTTGAAACCGGATGTGCTGAGCATTCTGATTGGCGTGAATGATATCTGGCATTATCTCAATGGAAAATATGACGGGACTGTGGAAAAGTATGAAGCGGACTATCGTGCATTATTGGCTCGCACCAAAGAGGCATTGCCGAAGGTGAAATTGGTGATCTGTGAACCATTTGTGTTGAAAACAGGGGCTGTGACCGACAAATGGTTCCCAATGTTCGATGGCTTCCGCGAAGCCTCTGCACGATTGGCTCAGGAAAACAATGCAATTTTTGTCCCATTCCAAACCATGTTCGATGAAGCCGTGAAATACGCCCCTCCTTCCCACTGGGCAGGCGATGGCGTGCATCCTTCCTCACACGGAGCGTCACTGATGGCATCAGCCTGGTTGCGAGCGGTTCAGGCTGGTTAA